In a single window of the Haloprofundus halobius genome:
- a CDS encoding ParA family protein has product MTDTNTARITVANQKGGAGKTTDVIHTGGALAARGHDVLLVDIDYHGGLTCSLGYNDLYYDTDRTTLFDVLDFDQMESVNDIIVEHEEFDILPASEKLANNKNIQTLLEAPKSRERLEMTLDELEKDYDYIIVDTPPSLNVLTDNALVATGNVVIPVIPEKLNANSLQIFAKQLSSLEQAYGDINRLAIVCNRVEQNAEHRDTIEEIKSAYSLPVFEIPKRTDLSQSIGEGVSVFGFGKENQRVEDARDLFNEIADLFDETFEKTAPEEVEA; this is encoded by the coding sequence ATGACCGACACCAACACCGCACGAATCACCGTGGCGAATCAGAAGGGAGGCGCGGGGAAAACAACCGACGTCATTCATACTGGCGGCGCACTCGCCGCCCGAGGCCACGACGTCCTCCTGGTCGATATCGATTATCACGGCGGGCTCACCTGCTCGCTTGGCTACAACGATCTGTACTACGATACCGACCGTACGACGCTGTTCGACGTCCTCGATTTCGACCAGATGGAGTCGGTGAACGACATCATCGTCGAGCACGAGGAATTCGACATCCTTCCCGCCAGCGAGAAGCTCGCGAACAACAAGAACATCCAGACGCTGCTTGAGGCGCCGAAGAGTCGCGAGCGGTTGGAGATGACTCTCGACGAGCTCGAAAAGGACTACGACTACATTATTGTCGACACGCCGCCATCCCTGAACGTCCTCACTGATAACGCCCTCGTCGCGACGGGCAACGTCGTCATCCCCGTCATTCCCGAGAAGCTCAACGCCAACAGTCTCCAGATTTTCGCAAAGCAGCTGAGTTCCCTCGAACAGGCGTACGGAGACATCAATCGGCTCGCCATCGTCTGTAATCGTGTCGAGCAGAACGCCGAACACCGCGACACCATCGAGGAGATTAAGTCGGCGTACTCCCTCCCGGTGTTCGAGATCCCGAAGCGGACCGACCTCTCTCAGTCGATTGGCGAGGGTGTGTCCGTCTTCGGCTTCGGCAAGGAGAACCAGCGCGTCGAGGATGCACGCGACCTGTTCAACGAGATCGCCGACCTGTTCGACGAGACGTTTGAGAAGACTGCGCCTGAGGAGGTGGAAGCATGA